ATCTGCAAAAATTATAGCTAATATTCTCATGGCTCAAAACAAACTGTTCCAACTTGTGGTGTCAACTATAGAAAAGTTAAAGAAGATAATGAGTCAAGGTTATGGCACCTAAGGTATGGACACCTGAATGTAAATGGTCTAAGATTATTGAGCCAACGAGGAATAGTTTCTGGTCTTCCCAAAATTGAGGCTATAAACTTGTGTGAGAGCTGTGTACTTGGTAAGCAACCTCGAAAATCATTCCCTGTAGAAAATTCTTGGCGTGCATCTAAATGCATTGATCTTGTGCATGTTGATTTGTGTGGTCCAATGAAAACAATGTCACTAGGGGATCTCATTACTTCTTATTATTCACTGATGATTATAGCTGCATGAGCTGGGTATTTTTCTTGCAATTAAAATCGGAGACATTTGAGGCCTTTAAAAAGTTTAAGGCATTTGTTGAAAAAAAAAGTCGCAGAGCCCTGAAAGTACTACGCACAGATAGAGGTGGTGAGTTTTTATCAAAGGAGTTCACAGGCTTTTGTGAAAAAGAAGGAATTCATAGAGAATTAGAAGCCACATATACACTCGAACAATATGGGGTGGCAGAACGTAAAAATTATACGGTTTTGGAGAAGGACAAAAGTTTGATGAACTCAAGGGGTCTGCCTAAAAAATTCTGGGCAGACGCTATTGCAACATCAATATATCTCCTAAATCTTTCACCAACTAAACATGCATTAAACGGGACTCCAAATGAAGCCTGGAGCAGAGAGAAGTCTTCAGTGAGCCATCTTAAGGTCTTTGGTTGTATTGCCTATACCATGATTGATTCATGTAAATGTAGTAAGTTTGATGCGAAATCGGTTAAGTGTATTCTTGTTGGTTATTGTCCACAATCTAAAGTTTACCGTCTATACGATCCAAGTAAAATGGAGATACTCGTAAGCCGGAATGTCATCTTTAATGAAGAAGAAAGTTGGAGATGGGAAGAGGCTTTAGACGTTATCAAAATTGACATGCCATTTTCATATGAAGATCCCCAGGTTGTGAATGCAGGAGAGTCTCAACCAGTGACCACCTCTTCTTCCACACATCATGAAGGCGGGGCTGAGGATACTCCCACCAAGTTCAGGTCTTTGAATGATATCTACGAGGAGACTCTTGCACTATTTGTAGATAATTCCATTACTTTTGATGAAGCCAACACCAAGGAAGACTGGCGTAATGCAATAAAGGAAGAAGTCTCAGCAATTCAGAAAAACTCAACATGAAAACTTGTGGACCTGCCTCCTGGTAAAAATGTTGTTGGACTAAAATGGGTATATAAGACCAAATACCATGTTGACGGAAGCATCCATAAATATAAAGCACTCCTTGTAGAAAAGGGTTATTCTTAACAACATGACATTGATTACGAGGAAACATTTTCCCCTGTTGCAAGATTTGATACTATGAGAATTCTTCTTGCTTTAGCTGCGTATAAATCTTGGAATGTCTATCAATTTGATGTAAAATTAGCGTTTCTGAATGGGGATTTAAAGGAAAAAGTTTACGTTTGTCAACCAGAAGGTTTTATGGTCAAAGGTGAAGAGCATAAGGTGTACAGGCTCCGCAAAACTCTCTATGGATTAAAACAAGCTAAAATAACCTGGTATGACAAGATCAACTCAAATCTCCTTGCTGCTGGATTTAATACAAGCCTGCATGGGACAAACCTCTACATTAAAAGGTGTGGAGACGACATTCTCCTGGTTTGTGTCTATATAGATGACATAATTTACAAGGGATCATCACCTTTACTCATTCGTGAATTCAAGAAAAGCATGGAAAAGGATTTTGAAATATCTGATCTTGGCCTGCTGCCCTACTTTCTTGGTCTTGAAGTGAAACAAACAAGAAATGAAATTTGTGTATGCCAAAAGAAGTATGTTACTAATCTGCTCAAAAGGTTCAACATGTTGAACTGCAAGGTTGCAGCAACACCAATGAATACGGGTGAGAAATTATGAATGAAAGATACCACGGAGCCAACTGTTGCTAATTATTTCAGAAGCTTAGTTGGTGGATTAATTTATTTAACACAGACAAGGCCAGATATTGCATTCGATGTTGGAGTTATTTCAAGGTTTATGCATTCTCCCTCTAAACATCATTTAGGAGTTGCAAAGCGAGTACTGAGGTATGTTGAAGGGACTAAGAATTTTGGGTTATGGTTCGGTCGGATTGCAGACTTTAGACTTGAAGGGTTCACGGACAATGACTGGGCTGTTTGCTTGGACGACAGAATGAGTACATCTGGATACGTGTTTAATTTTGGAACTGCTGTTGTGTGTTGGAGCTCAAAGAAACAACACACTACTGCATTGTCATCTTCAGAAGCAGAATTTGTAGCAGCTAGCTCTGAGGCATGTCACTCAATATGGATGAGGTACATCTTAGCAGAAATTTATCAAGCACAAGATGGAGCAACTGTTTTCTATTGCGATAACAAGGATGCAATACAGATGACCAGGAATCCAGTGTACCATGGAAGGACTAAGCATTTAGATATAAAGGTGAATTATGTAATGGATTTGGTGGCCGAAGAGCAAGTGGTCCTGGAGTATCTCAACACAAATGAATAAGTAGCGGATATTCTTACCAAAAGTCTTTTCAAGGATAAGCATGATTATTTTAGAAGATGTCTTGGGGGTATGTGATTTTGAATCAAGAGGGGGTGTTGGAGAGTGATTCAAAAAACCAGCTAAGTTAGAGTGAGCAAGTCAGAGGGGGCAGTACATATGTTCCGATATTTCCTCTTTTGCAGTTTCATTTTAGATAATAACTGGTAGCAGTTTTTTAGGATGTTAGGCATAGCGGGTTGCTAATTTCTCTCCATTATCCGGTAGTTGCATTGTGGGATGTAAAGCCTCATTATCTGTAGTAAAAAATTCAACACTAACACTGTCACATATTAAAATAATTGGTTATTTAGACATTATCTTCACAAAATGGCGAAGAACCAATATTACAGTGACGGTCTAAAATACCACAATTACATCATTACCCGCAAATGCGTGTAACTGAAAATTGAAAAATATGATTAAGATGCTTGTAACCAATATGCCTATACTTTCTGTTTGTACGGAAGAAGATGAAGATCtggaaaaatattattttcacaGCAAACTTTTTAGTTCCAAAGCTGAAAAAGCATGAAACGATGAAATTCACTCACATTGTTTTTTCTTTTACTCTTATTTTGTATGGATGAGAGCAGTTTTGTCTTTTCATGCTTTGTTTActctaaaaattaaaattcaaacCTGGAAGCATTTCCCAAGATTTGTGTTAAACATCCCTCTCCAATTCTTACATTCCTCCATTATGGTTTTGATTAACAAATAAGGTGAAAACACAAAAATGTAAACCACACAAGTGCACAGAAATAAGTACCACAAAATGTGTGAATATTGGTTCAGTCATTTTATTTTCCAAAAATCTGACTTTGCTTGTCGTAAAATAAAAAAGGTTTCAGCAGGTCGTATATCAACGTGTGCACATTGCTACTCCGACGTCCAGTCCTGGCAGCGCGCCTTCATCTATGGAGCACGTTGAGTGTCAAGTCTGTTAGATACTTCGAATTATTCCCTTACTTTTACATGATAATTTGTTGTCTCAAAGAAGCAAGCTATTATAATATACATTAAGATCCATCGATCTACATCTTTAAAAGATAATTCAATCGTCTCCTATAAATTCCTTCATTCTCCGTTCCCAATGCACCACAACATTACAACTCATCTGTACTGGTTAATTTACAGATACTTAAACTAGTTGTCAAAGATGGAAGTTTTGTATATATGCTTATTCATTTTCTGCCTACAAATGACCTCAATTTCATCTGCCACAACCAGTGTTCCCCAAGCCGACAAAGATTTCGTCAAAAATTCATGCAAAGTAACCACATATCCCTCGGTATGCAACAAAGCGCTCTCCCCTTACGCTGGTTATATCAAATCGAGTCGTCTAAAGCTCACGTACCTCTCCCTCTCCCTCACCCTTAAATCCGCTAAGGCCTCATCCACCTTGATTTCAAATCTAGCCAAGAACAAGAGGCTTACGAACTATGAAGCCGAGATTGTAACCGATTGCATTGAGAATATAGAAGAGTCTGTTGATCAGCTTCAGCAAACTCTTCTTGCAATTGCAAATCTTCGGGGTGCAGACAAGGCGTTTCAGCTCTCCAATGCTAAGACATGGGCTAGTGCAGCCATTACTAACGAGAATACTTGCATAGACGCTTTTTCGGAGGGGGAAGTAAGTTCATCTGTCAAGAAGACTGTCCAGAAAAGCCTGTTAGGTGTTACAAGACTTAACAGTAATGCTTTATATCTCATTAATCATCTATATTAGCTAGACTTAATTACCACTTAATTAGCTTATCTGGCATTGCCCTGAATGCATGTTGAAAATGCTAAGAATTGTTGTTGTTCCAAATCATATATCTAGATTTCTGTTTAATTATGTGGATTTATTGTAAAGGACATTAATTAGATATCCAAAAGTCAGTAATGAAATGAATTGATGTTGTAGCTTAACTGTTTAAGTAATTAAATGCTGTTATCTTAATCTGTTTCAAAGCTTGCTTCATGAAGTGAAGTGGATATATGATTTGACCATGCACGTTAATAACAAATCTACAATGGCATGTATGTTGCACTTACAGATATTATAATAAATCAAACAGGTTACCGCCTCTTGCTAGCCATGTGAATCTGCATTTGTTAAAGTGTTGTCAACGTACCCCGTGGTGGTGGTATAAAATTTACCAATGGATGAtcaataaatttatatattttgcAAGTTCGAAAAGAACATGCAATGTTCTGGCAAGTTCGGAAAGAGCATGCAAAATATGTGGGCAGTTGATCTTCTCAATTttttcaaaagaaaaaaaaagtggTATGTAATTATATCTCgtaaataatattataaatgataatttttctgataataacataatacccatatatataaatatgtgcCCACGAATTAAATTTCATCAGTAATCATACATAAACCGTACAGTTCCCTTATATATAAATAACTAGCGTAAGAACCCGTACTATTTTCTAGCAATATTTCGTAATACAGAGGGtatgatttttgaatttaaattagcgcggatttttttagaaaatttaatGTACAGTCCTTCAttatctatttttatttgaaGTGTACGAAAAATATCACTCAAAACATCTTATACTCAATGATTATTTAGACCGTTGAGTGATGAGCAGTATTTACAGTTTTTTCTTTTCAGACTTTGATACTTCCGGTCATGACAGATATTTTGGGTATATGTGATATTTGAGTTAAAGATGTGTCGATACTAATTGTAATTTATGCAGATCCAATTTTTGTAGGTATAAGATAATTGAAACTTGTTATATTTGGAATCAACAATGTCTCCGTTCAACTTCAGTGATCTCGTATTAAAGTGTCGGAAAAAGATTGTTATATTCATGACAGTGACGTGTAGATTATAATATAGGTATGTCAGATGATATATATGTATTTTAGAATATATTATAATGTTGGTCGTGTTAATATAGGTTTATATTATAGGGATTCATATAGTGTTATAGTAATCATTGTCAAATTTTTGTTCGTGAATGATTTCAACCCGAGCCTTTTATCTAATCTGATAATTTAGAGACTAAATCGAAATCAATGGGTTCATAGTTTCTGCCAGCAAGCACACATCTTGGAAGTTTGGATGATCAACATATTTTGTGATGACTCATATCAAATTTTATGTATGTCAAGTCCATAAAATAACCCATCTTTGTCCAAGTTACTAAATTTGATATATATTAGTTCTTAAATtgatattataaaaaattatcaaacacatttatttttattaatataaaatattttttcttaTCTGACAAAAAAAAACATTTCATCTTATTGATCAGATGTATTCGTCAGACTCATTATTCAAAATGATCACGGTTGCGTAGTGAATCGGATCACACAGCCAAATGACgaatattattcaaaaaaaattggtcaaatttcaaattcaaattaagttgaagtttttaaagttttttttttaaaatattggGTCAAATTATGATTTCGAATTCAATTATGGTATACCGACTTTTTATAGTTGTgacctatatatatacacacacgcAATTCTATTTAcagtataattttataaaatataggGATTTGTagattttaaattatataaaaaaggTTGAAAACATATTTTTAAACAAATAGATTATTAATAACTAAGTTAATAATTTGTTAAATGTATTATATTTAAACTATTTAAAAAGAtaataaataaaagattaaattTGTCATTTCATGAGAAAAAATATCTCACTAAATTATAATCATGTTGggctattatatatatatatatatatatatatatataaaagagaAGAGAATAGAATAGAAGCTTTGATAGTTTGACCTTTTTATAACGGCCACTCTTTTTGCTAAATAAGATAGTCAAGTTTTTATGCATACTTTTATATTATATTGACACCTTTGTTGGACCAAAAATCTTTTGGCGGGTGAGCAcaaattatcagaatttatatctaATTATATCAGCATGATTGCCAATTTTATTTTGTTCTTCCTTCTAGATTTAGTCATTTTGATTATGTCACGTTCGTAGTGTATTTCAATTTTCGAGATTACCAGATTATTAGAATACTTGTCTAATGGCATTGCTCCCAATATTGTTCAAATGTCGGTTAAGTGTTTTGCAGATTAAAATTATTAAAAGCATCGAAGTTTAAGTTTTGAACATAAAATAATCATTGAATATTAATATCTAAATTTGGCGCTTATGTAGTCGCATTAACCTAATAAAACACTCATAATATTACATTTATAATTCGAGTAAAGCAtcaaaatttaattatatatcataaaataattattgaatattaatattaaaattcGGCATTATTATGTTGTCGCATTGACCTGATAGAACATTTCCTTTATAACTTGATTACCACAGCAATTAATTTGATAAATGTCTTGTTTCGggttaaaaaaatataaatatgagATCATCTAGTTATTATTTATCGAAATCATGAAGTATCTAATTTGATGTCAAAAGTCTAACACTAATTCTACTTTGAGAAATTTGAAAACTTAATCCAAAATTTATTTAAGTAGAGATAATGGAGGTATAAGAGGGATGTAAACTTTTGGTAATGGGGTATTTATAGTTGACCACGCGGTAATCAAGACAGCTGTTAACGGAGAAATTTGATTAATAGAGATTTGGGATTCGCATCCGAGATCAAGATCTGTAGCGGTGACTCTGCGCCTTAAAAATTATCGGAGTATGGTGATTCTGATGAACCGGGGGTTGAGATCGCAAGGGTGTTTGGTAGTGGCGTATAGATCTCTCGTttctgaccccttacaatgtATCTATATACCTCCTTTTATAGAGGATCAAGCCCTTCGTAATTTTTGGAGAACAAGAAACCTAGATGGAATTGGCTTCTCATTTTGTGGCTCAATAAGAGTTGTCGAACCAACTTCCTATTATAACTTGAACATTGATTTACTTTAGTAGTGTCCGGCGATGCGGCCTAGTCACAAAGGCCCAAGACTCAGTTACTTCGGAACTTCACGGATAAGGAAACTCCCCGGCTGGTGGATATCACATCTGCTACCATTTTTTGTCGATCATAACCGCAGGTAAAGACGTGACTTACCGCAAATACTCAAGTACGTCCTTACCCCCCAATGAAGATAACCCACCAGACTACAGGACAAGTGATTCCAAGCGTAAAAGTGCAAAGTGTGAGATAACCCCAAAGTATCCTGACGAGGACAACCCGTCAAATGCAGAGACATGGCTTTCAAAGCACAGATTAAGTGTTTAACAATCGTTCCTCTACAAGGATAACCCGCATGACTACAGAACGACACCTTCAATATAATTTTCGGGACGAAGGGCTCCCGTAGGCCCTCTCTCCTTCACAGGGCGGGCCTTGA
The sequence above is drawn from the Apium graveolens cultivar Ventura chromosome 2, ASM990537v1, whole genome shotgun sequence genome and encodes:
- the LOC141702911 gene encoding secreted RxLR effector protein 161-like, with translation MKDTTEPTVANYFRSLVGGLIYLTQTRPDIAFDVGVISRFMHSPSKHHLGVAKRVLRYVEGTKNFGLWFGRIADFRLEGFTDNDWAVCLDDRMSTSGYVFNFGTAVVCWSSKKQHTTALSSSEAEFVAASSEACHSIWMRYILAEIYQAQDGATVFYCDNKDAIQMTRNPVYHGRTKHLDIKVNYVMDLVAEEQVVLEYLNTNE
- the LOC141706365 gene encoding pectinesterase inhibitor 4-like — its product is MEVLYICLFIFCLQMTSISSATTSVPQADKDFVKNSCKVTTYPSVCNKALSPYAGYIKSSRLKLTYLSLSLTLKSAKASSTLISNLAKNKRLTNYEAEIVTDCIENIEESVDQLQQTLLAIANLRGADKAFQLSNAKTWASAAITNENTCIDAFSEGEVSSSVKKTVQKSLLGVTRLNSNALYLINHLY